A single window of Caldimicrobium thiodismutans DNA harbors:
- the map gene encoding type I methionyl aminopeptidase: MKGRPILKTPKEIEILRKANAIVMEILYRIKEEVRPGKSTYEFEEMALSLCEKKGVKPAFKGYRGYPYALCISVNEEIVHGMPRKDKVLKEGDLVSFDFGVIYDGYFGDAALTVGVGRVSELAERLMRVTESALYLAIEKARIGNKIGDISFTVQRTVEKENFNVIRDFVGHGVGRSLHEPPEIPNYGKAGRGPKIEAGMVLAIEPMVSAGSWEVKILEDGWTAVTRDGSLSAHFEHSIAVTPSGPIILSQL; this comes from the coding sequence TTGAAGGGTAGACCTATTTTAAAAACTCCCAAGGAGATTGAAATCCTTCGTAAGGCTAATGCTATTGTAATGGAAATCCTTTATAGAATTAAAGAAGAAGTAAGGCCCGGAAAAAGTACTTATGAATTTGAAGAGATGGCTTTAAGTCTTTGTGAAAAAAAGGGAGTTAAACCAGCGTTTAAGGGGTATAGGGGATATCCCTATGCCCTTTGTATATCTGTTAATGAAGAAATTGTGCATGGGATGCCTCGCAAAGATAAAGTTTTAAAGGAAGGGGACCTTGTGAGTTTTGATTTTGGTGTAATTTATGATGGTTATTTCGGGGATGCCGCTTTAACAGTTGGTGTTGGAAGGGTTTCTGAATTAGCTGAGAGACTTATGAGAGTTACTGAGTCTGCCTTATACTTGGCTATTGAAAAGGCAAGAATTGGTAATAAAATAGGAGATATTTCCTTTACAGTTCAGAGAACTGTTGAGAAAGAGAATTTTAATGTGATTAGGGATTTTGTTGGGCATGGTGTTGGAAGGTCTCTTCATGAACCTCCGGAGATCCCAAATTATGGTAAGGCAGGAAGGGGGCCTAAAATTGAGGCAGGCATGGTTTTAGCTATAGAACCAATGGTTTCAGCAGGTTCTTGGGAAGTAAAGATTCTTGAAGATGGCTGGACAGCAGTAACTCGGGATGGGAGTTTGTCAGCTCATTTTGAGCATTCTATTGCTGTTACTCCTTCAGGCCCAATAATTTTATCCCAGTTATAA
- the infA gene encoding translation initiation factor IF-1 translates to MAKEDVIQLEGKVIESLPNAMFKVELETGHTVLAHLSGKMRVHYIRILPGDAVVVELSPYDLTRGRIIYRGTKAEMEKGREHK, encoded by the coding sequence ATGGCTAAGGAAGATGTGATTCAACTTGAGGGAAAGGTTATTGAATCTTTACCCAATGCTATGTTTAAAGTAGAGCTTGAGACAGGTCATACAGTTCTTGCCCATCTTTCTGGCAAGATGAGAGTTCATTATATTAGGATCTTGCCAGGTGATGCAGTTGTGGTAGAATTGTCGCCTTATGATTTAACTCGCGGTCGTATTATTTATCGCGGGACAAAGGCAGAAATGGAGAAGGGGAGGGAGCATAAATGA
- the rpmJ gene encoding 50S ribosomal protein L36 — protein MKVSPSVKRRCRKCKVIRRKGVVRIICENPKHKQRQG, from the coding sequence ATGAAGGTCAGCCCATCTGTTAAGAGAAGATGTAGAAAATGCAAGGTTATTCGAAGAAAGGGGGTAGTGCGGATTATCTGTGAAAACCCCAAACATAAACAAAGGCAGGGATAA
- the rpsM gene encoding 30S ribosomal protein S13: protein MPKIAGVDIPERKPVDVALTYIFGVGRTLAQKVCTQAGIDWFKKVKDLTEEEINRLRQIIEKEHVVEGELRKQVRNNIKRLMDIGCYRGLRHRMGLPVRGQKTRSNARTRKGPRPGSLRKKK from the coding sequence ATGCCCAAGATTGCAGGTGTGGATATACCTGAGAGAAAGCCTGTGGATGTAGCTCTAACTTACATTTTTGGTGTAGGTAGAACTCTTGCTCAAAAGGTTTGCACTCAGGCTGGTATTGATTGGTTTAAAAAAGTGAAAGATCTGACGGAAGAAGAAATAAACCGTCTCAGACAGATAATTGAAAAAGAACATGTGGTTGAAGGAGAGCTCCGGAAACAGGTAAGAAATAATATCAAAAGATTAATGGATATTGGATGTTATAGAGGTCTTAGACACAGGATGGGACTTCCTGTTAGAGGACAAAAAACAAGGTCTAATGCCAGAACGAGAAAAGGGCCAAGACCTGGTTCTTTAAGAAAGAAGAAATAG
- the rpsK gene encoding 30S ribosomal protein S11 yields MAKPRKKKIKKSVAEGIVHIHSTFNNTIITITDKQGNTLSWASGGTEGFKGTRKGTPYAAQLAMQNALKKAQGYGLREVWVYVKGPGPGREAALRALQGSGLRVTLIKDVTPIPHDGCRPPKRRRV; encoded by the coding sequence GTGGCAAAGCCAAGGAAAAAAAAGATCAAAAAAAGTGTAGCAGAAGGGATTGTGCACATACATTCCACTTTCAATAATACTATTATTACAATTACAGATAAGCAGGGGAATACCCTTTCCTGGGCAAGTGGAGGAACAGAGGGTTTTAAAGGAACCAGGAAGGGGACTCCTTATGCAGCGCAACTTGCTATGCAGAATGCCTTGAAGAAGGCTCAAGGATATGGTTTGAGAGAGGTTTGGGTTTATGTGAAAGGGCCAGGGCCAGGGAGAGAAGCAGCCTTAAGGGCCCTTCAGGGGTCAGGTCTTAGGGTGACCCTTATTAAAGATGTTACCCCTATACCTCATGATGGATGCAGACCACCCAAGAGGAGAAGGGTTTAA
- the rpsD gene encoding 30S ribosomal protein S4, with protein MARYTGARCRLCRREGMKLFLKGERCYTDACAFERRSYPPGQHGPVQLRIKLSDYGIRLREKQKVKRIYGISEKQMQKYYEMAINMAGPSGHNLLQLLERRLDNVVYRLGFAPSRTQARQMVNHGFFTVNGRPVDIPSYIVKPGDVIELKEKYRSNSQIQENLQVRVQRGIPAWLELDAENFKGVVKSLPSREDITIPIQESYIIEFYSR; from the coding sequence ATGGCCAGATATACAGGTGCCCGTTGTAGACTTTGCAGAAGGGAAGGTATGAAACTTTTTTTAAAAGGCGAAAGGTGCTATACTGATGCTTGTGCCTTTGAGAGAAGGAGTTATCCTCCAGGGCAGCACGGTCCTGTTCAACTGAGGATTAAACTTTCAGACTATGGAATTCGTTTAAGAGAGAAACAAAAGGTTAAGAGAATTTATGGTATTTCAGAAAAACAGATGCAAAAATATTATGAAATGGCCATAAATATGGCTGGGCCTTCAGGACACAATCTTTTACAGCTTCTGGAGAGAAGACTTGATAATGTAGTTTATAGACTTGGCTTTGCCCCTTCCAGAACTCAGGCCAGACAGATGGTTAATCACGGCTTTTTTACAGTTAATGGGAGACCTGTGGATATACCAAGTTATATTGTCAAACCTGGAGATGTGATTGAACTTAAGGAAAAATATAGAAGTAATTCCCAGATTCAAGAGAATTTGCAGGTAAGAGTCCAGAGAGGAATTCCGGCTTGGCTTGAGCTGGATGCTGAGAACTTTAAGGGAGTTGTTAAGTCCTTACCTTCAAGAGAAGACATAACTATACCCATTCAGGAATCTTATATAATTGAGTTTTACTCCAGATAA
- a CDS encoding DNA-directed RNA polymerase subunit alpha: protein MKKTVELIKPEGIRTHKDSQFPYYGKFIIEPLERGFGQTLGNAFRRILLSSIPGYSITEVRIVGAPHEFTSLPGVIEDVTDIILNLKGVRFKLEGEGPFNFSLKKSGPAEVKAGDIQVPAEIGQVVNPEHYIATLSGDGQIEMELKVEKGRGYAPVEYTRNNEVGVILVDGLFSPITRVNYTVGLARVGKSSDYDSLVLEIWTDGTIDPQSAFLQAARILVEQLMVFLAGEEIFATGKPKKEPITICNYLNMTVDELELSGRSINCLKSSGINYVGELVQKTESELLKIRSFGRKSLDEIVEKLRQYNLNLGMKDIKWKPPKVLSE, encoded by the coding sequence ATGAAAAAAACCGTGGAATTAATTAAGCCAGAGGGGATTAGAACTCACAAGGATAGTCAATTCCCCTATTATGGAAAATTTATAATTGAACCCTTAGAAAGGGGATTTGGGCAAACCTTAGGTAATGCCTTTAGAAGAATATTATTATCCTCTATCCCGGGTTATTCTATAACAGAGGTCAGAATTGTTGGAGCTCCTCATGAGTTTACCAGTTTGCCAGGAGTTATAGAGGATGTTACAGATATTATTTTGAATTTAAAGGGAGTGAGGTTTAAGTTAGAAGGGGAGGGCCCTTTTAATTTTAGTCTTAAAAAAAGTGGTCCTGCTGAGGTAAAAGCTGGAGACATTCAAGTTCCTGCTGAAATAGGGCAGGTTGTAAATCCAGAACATTATATTGCTACCCTTTCTGGGGATGGGCAGATTGAAATGGAATTAAAAGTTGAGAAGGGAAGGGGATATGCACCTGTGGAATATACTCGTAATAATGAGGTAGGTGTAATCCTTGTGGATGGCCTTTTTTCTCCTATTACAAGAGTTAATTATACTGTCGGTCTTGCTCGTGTTGGTAAGAGTAGTGATTACGATAGTCTTGTTCTTGAAATTTGGACAGATGGAACCATTGACCCCCAGTCAGCTTTTTTACAGGCTGCAAGAATTTTGGTTGAGCAATTGATGGTCTTTCTGGCAGGAGAAGAGATTTTTGCAACTGGGAAGCCTAAGAAAGAGCCTATAACTATATGCAATTATCTTAATATGACTGTGGATGAACTTGAGCTTTCTGGAAGATCTATAAATTGCTTAAAATCTTCGGGAATAAATTATGTTGGAGAACTGGTTCAAAAAACAGAATCTGAGCTTCTAAAGATCAGAAGTTTTGGAAGAAAATCCTTAGATGAGATTGTAGAGAAACTTCGCCAGTATAATCTTAATCTTGGTATGAAAGATATTAAGTGGAAGCCTCCTAAGGTTTTGTCTGAATAA
- the rplQ gene encoding 50S ribosomal protein L17 produces MRHRKISRRLTSTTEHRLALMRNQVRDLLKHGRITTTLPKAKELRRFAERMITLAKRGDLASRRRALAFLQDKEVVKKLFSELREKFLDRSGGYTRIIKIGLRRGDSAETAIVELVEEKVSFRKSKRGGERLKRLQEFIERKKKEYGLAPTESKEASAEEVSTKESEIEPEKVEPAPSKEGSTSEESPQQTDTSK; encoded by the coding sequence ATGAGACACAGAAAAATAAGTAGAAGACTTACATCAACCACTGAGCACAGATTAGCCCTTATGAGAAATCAGGTAAGAGATCTCCTAAAGCATGGAAGAATTACAACCACCCTTCCTAAGGCCAAAGAACTCAGAAGGTTTGCAGAAAGAATGATAACCTTGGCAAAAAGGGGAGATCTTGCTTCTCGTAGAAGGGCTTTAGCTTTTCTTCAAGATAAAGAGGTGGTTAAAAAACTTTTTTCAGAATTGAGAGAAAAATTTTTAGATAGATCTGGGGGCTATACAAGGATTATCAAGATAGGTTTGAGAAGGGGAGATTCAGCTGAAACTGCTATTGTGGAGCTCGTTGAAGAAAAGGTCTCTTTCAGAAAATCAAAGAGGGGTGGAGAACGCTTAAAAAGGCTCCAAGAATTTATTGAGAGAAAAAAGAAGGAATATGGATTAGCACCAACTGAATCTAAGGAAGCTTCAGCTGAAGAGGTTTCAACAAAGGAATCTGAAATTGAACCTGAAAAAGTTGAACCAGCTCCATCAAAAGAAGGGTCTACTTCTGAAGAAAGTCCACAGCAAACAGATACTTCTAAATAA
- a CDS encoding Rpn family recombination-promoting nuclease/putative transposase — MPKYNSTLKIFSCISSYPQKKNPVPYDLFAKAFLKDPENLKGFLSTFLPEHIKTHLDLDSLKIIPEEQVSLSPCFTPCVL, encoded by the coding sequence ATGCCAAAATATAACTCAACTTTAAAAATTTTCAGCTGCATAAGTTCATATCCCCAGAAGAAAAATCCTGTTCCCTATGACCTTTTTGCCAAGGCCTTCCTCAAAGATCCTGAAAACTTAAAAGGCTTCCTCTCAACCTTCCTCCCTGAGCATATTAAAACTCATCTTGACCTTGACTCCCTTAAAATCATCCCTGAAGAGCAGGTCTCCCTCTCTCCCTGTTTTACCCCTTGTGTTTTATGA
- the miaB gene encoding tRNA (N6-isopentenyl adenosine(37)-C2)-methylthiotransferase MiaB, whose protein sequence is MKKLYIKTFGCQMNENDAERVYLLLKDNFKPVDNPEEADLILINTCSVREKPEHKLYSEIGRYKELKLRRPEIIIGAMGCVAQQEGERLFERFPYLDLVLGTQGFYRIREALEELIKTGKPVAYTELKEDFKIPLVLPEDNSKKMKPKRVKAYISIMQGCDNFCTYCIVPYVRGREISRPPEEILKEAEELVKKEGVKEITLLGQNVNSYGLKESGYPDFADLLVMLFQIEGLFRIRFTTSHPKDLSEKLMRVIAENPKVCKHIHLPLQAGSNKILKRMNRKYTKEEYLEKVEKLRSLCPEIAITSDIIVGFPGESEEDFLETLDMLEKVRFHEVFSFKYSDRPFTSARKFEDKVSEEIKEARLKKVHEVQARITEEIYGSYVGKEVEVLVEGKSERDPQKLTGRTTTNVVVNFTAPRTGLEGALVKVLITEAGKHSLKGEYKKTLVF, encoded by the coding sequence ATGAAAAAGCTATATATTAAGACCTTTGGCTGTCAGATGAACGAAAATGATGCGGAAAGGGTTTATCTGCTATTAAAAGACAACTTTAAGCCTGTAGATAATCCTGAGGAAGCAGATCTTATTCTCATCAATACTTGTTCAGTTAGGGAAAAACCAGAACACAAGCTTTACAGTGAAATTGGACGCTATAAAGAGTTAAAACTTAGAAGGCCAGAAATTATTATTGGAGCAATGGGTTGTGTGGCTCAGCAAGAAGGGGAAAGACTCTTTGAGCGATTTCCCTATCTTGATTTGGTTCTCGGAACTCAGGGATTTTACAGAATCAGAGAGGCTCTTGAAGAGCTTATAAAAACCGGTAAACCTGTGGCTTATACGGAATTAAAAGAGGATTTTAAGATTCCCTTAGTTTTACCAGAGGATAATTCTAAAAAAATGAAACCTAAAAGAGTAAAAGCTTATATCAGTATTATGCAGGGATGCGATAATTTTTGCACATACTGTATTGTGCCCTATGTGAGGGGAAGGGAAATAAGCAGACCTCCAGAGGAAATACTCAAAGAAGCTGAAGAACTGGTAAAAAAGGAAGGAGTTAAGGAGATTACCCTACTTGGGCAGAATGTTAATTCCTACGGGCTGAAAGAGAGTGGATACCCTGATTTTGCAGATCTTCTTGTCATGCTATTCCAGATTGAAGGTTTATTCAGAATCCGTTTTACAACCAGTCATCCCAAGGATCTTTCTGAAAAACTGATGAGGGTTATTGCAGAAAATCCAAAGGTATGCAAGCATATTCATTTGCCCCTTCAGGCGGGTTCAAACAAAATTCTTAAAAGAATGAACCGGAAATACACTAAAGAGGAATATCTTGAAAAGGTAGAAAAACTTAGAAGCCTCTGCCCTGAGATTGCTATAACCTCTGATATTATTGTTGGTTTCCCAGGTGAGAGTGAAGAGGATTTTCTTGAGACCCTTGATATGCTTGAAAAAGTGAGATTTCATGAGGTGTTTTCCTTTAAATATTCTGATCGCCCTTTTACCTCTGCAAGAAAATTTGAGGATAAGGTTTCAGAAGAGATAAAGGAAGCAAGACTTAAGAAGGTGCATGAGGTTCAGGCAAGGATTACTGAAGAAATTTATGGTTCTTATGTGGGAAAAGAGGTAGAAGTTCTTGTTGAAGGTAAAAGTGAAAGGGATCCTCAAAAACTTACCGGAAGAACCACCACCAATGTGGTTGTTAATTTTACAGCCCCAAGGACAGGTCTTGAAGGAGCCCTGGTGAAGGTGCTTATTACAGAGGCTGGGAAACACTCCCTTAAAGGAGAATATAAGAAAACCTTAGTCTTTTAA
- a CDS encoding potassium channel family protein, which produces MEPKKLLLLGIFWLSTLIFGGTLGYIIIEGANPFDALYMTVITITTIGYEEYVPLSTAGRIFTIFLALGGVGFFFYILAVFSEIVVKNTVENLWGKKMEKQIAKLKDHCILCGFGRIGRYIYEFIHQEIPMVVIEKNSEILKELKEKGILHLEGDATSEEILIKAGIERAKYLVAVLGEDAENVYIVLTARNLNPQLYIVARADNPRVEKKLLQAGANRVLSPYVIGARKMALSLLKPNVMDFMEIASPELQMDLQIEEIFVEEGSTLAHKTILESKIREQTNAIILAIKRRSGEMVFNPSSQEKILPGDILIALGERKKLEILSDLAKKLKD; this is translated from the coding sequence ATGGAACCTAAAAAATTGCTTCTTCTTGGTATTTTCTGGCTAAGCACTTTGATTTTTGGTGGAACTCTTGGGTATATAATCATTGAAGGTGCAAACCCCTTTGATGCCCTCTATATGACTGTAATTACTATAACCACTATCGGATACGAAGAATATGTGCCCCTTTCCACAGCAGGAAGGATTTTTACCATCTTTCTTGCCCTTGGAGGTGTAGGCTTTTTCTTTTATATCTTAGCAGTATTCAGTGAGATTGTAGTTAAAAATACCGTTGAAAATTTGTGGGGGAAAAAGATGGAAAAGCAAATTGCTAAATTAAAAGATCATTGCATTCTTTGTGGATTTGGAAGAATAGGTAGATATATCTATGAATTTATCCATCAAGAGATACCCATGGTTGTCATTGAAAAAAATTCAGAAATTCTCAAGGAATTAAAAGAAAAGGGAATCCTTCATCTTGAAGGAGATGCCACTTCTGAGGAGATTCTTATTAAAGCAGGAATTGAAAGAGCTAAATATCTCGTTGCTGTCCTTGGAGAAGATGCTGAAAATGTTTATATAGTTCTTACCGCAAGGAATTTAAATCCCCAGCTTTATATTGTAGCAAGGGCGGATAATCCAAGAGTGGAAAAGAAGCTTCTTCAGGCTGGAGCTAATAGAGTATTATCTCCTTATGTAATTGGAGCAAGAAAAATGGCCCTTTCCCTATTAAAACCCAATGTGATGGATTTTATGGAAATTGCCTCCCCTGAACTTCAAATGGATTTACAAATTGAGGAAATCTTTGTGGAGGAGGGTTCAACCCTTGCTCATAAAACCATTCTGGAAAGCAAAATCCGAGAACAAACCAATGCCATTATCCTTGCAATAAAAAGAAGATCTGGTGAAATGGTCTTCAATCCGAGTTCACAAGAAAAAATTCTTCCCGGAGATATCCTGATAGCCCTGGGAGAAAGAAAAAAACTTGAAATTTTAAGTGACCTTGCCAAAAAATTAAAAGACTAA
- a CDS encoding RNA-binding protein, with product MKGLKMLLTGLAVLTFLGTSEVMAKRGGPYLPPADPVKVKEYCTEIQPLYQKEFQLRNEIRSMIWSGNPNWSEVESKEIEAAKLRVEMMKKAQEKGLPLPRGMKHIRRYCGW from the coding sequence ATGAAAGGATTAAAAATGTTATTAACAGGCCTTGCAGTTTTAACTTTTTTGGGAACATCTGAGGTTATGGCTAAAAGAGGAGGTCCCTATTTACCACCGGCAGATCCAGTTAAAGTAAAGGAATATTGCACTGAGATCCAGCCCCTTTATCAAAAAGAGTTTCAATTGAGAAATGAGATTCGTAGCATGATCTGGTCAGGAAATCCTAATTGGTCTGAGGTTGAAAGTAAAGAAATTGAGGCAGCAAAACTTCGGGTTGAGATGATGAAAAAGGCTCAGGAAAAGGGCTTGCCTCTCCCAAGAGGAATGAAACACATTAGAAGATATTGTGGTTGGTAA
- a CDS encoding sigma-54-dependent transcriptional regulator, translated as MPKNPQILIVEDDPSFLNFLETILEEEGFEIKSFKDAESALLKLPELKPELVITDLKLPGMDGISFLEKAKKLLPDSEFIVITAFGSIPSAVSALKKGAIDYLTKPLSSPEELIEKVKKILKHKKRPEEKALEVPPFEILFAGLEDLYEKILEIAPTSATVLLLGETGTGKSAMAKAIHFLSGRKGPFVEINCASLPENLVEAELFGYEKGAFTGAIKTKPGKLELARGGTLFLDEISEMALPIQAKFLRVLQDKSFERLGGLETLKTDARFVVATNRDLKKLVEEGKFREDLYYRINVVAFTLPPLRERKKELLKIAEYLIQKKAESLGKEPRPLSEESKKRLLNYSFPGNIRELENLIERALLLCRGPYLEIEVEEEKENLSSKPNEVKSLEALEREAILKALKETGGNKKEAAKKLGIALRTLYYKLKLYNLEND; from the coding sequence ATGCCTAAAAATCCCCAGATCCTTATAGTGGAAGATGATCCCTCTTTTTTGAACTTTCTTGAGACCATTCTTGAAGAGGAGGGATTTGAGATCAAAAGCTTTAAAGATGCAGAGAGTGCCCTTTTGAAACTTCCGGAGCTTAAGCCAGAGCTTGTAATAACTGATTTGAAACTTCCGGGTATGGATGGAATTTCCTTTCTTGAAAAAGCAAAAAAATTATTACCAGATTCTGAATTTATAGTAATCACAGCCTTTGGAAGCATACCATCTGCAGTATCTGCCTTAAAAAAGGGAGCCATTGATTATTTAACTAAACCTCTTTCCTCACCTGAAGAGCTGATTGAAAAAGTTAAAAAAATTTTGAAGCACAAAAAAAGGCCTGAAGAAAAAGCCCTTGAAGTTCCTCCCTTTGAAATCCTTTTTGCAGGTCTTGAAGATCTTTATGAAAAAATTCTTGAAATAGCACCAACCAGTGCCACAGTCCTTCTCCTTGGTGAGACAGGAACTGGAAAATCCGCTATGGCAAAGGCTATACACTTTTTAAGTGGAAGAAAAGGGCCCTTTGTGGAAATTAATTGCGCAAGCCTTCCTGAAAATCTTGTTGAGGCTGAACTTTTCGGTTATGAAAAAGGCGCTTTTACCGGGGCTATAAAAACCAAACCCGGAAAACTTGAATTAGCAAGAGGAGGAACTCTTTTTCTTGATGAAATCTCAGAAATGGCCCTTCCCATACAGGCTAAATTCTTGAGAGTGCTTCAGGATAAAAGCTTTGAAAGACTTGGAGGGCTTGAAACCCTTAAAACTGATGCCCGCTTTGTAGTTGCCACAAATAGAGATCTTAAAAAACTTGTGGAAGAAGGAAAATTCAGGGAAGACCTCTATTACAGAATCAATGTAGTTGCCTTTACTCTTCCACCTTTGAGAGAGAGAAAAAAAGAACTTCTTAAAATTGCTGAATATCTCATTCAAAAAAAGGCTGAGTCTCTTGGTAAAGAACCCAGACCTTTAAGTGAAGAATCTAAAAAAAGACTCTTAAATTATTCTTTTCCCGGAAACATAAGAGAGCTTGAAAATCTCATTGAACGGGCTCTTTTACTTTGTAGAGGCCCTTATCTTGAAATTGAGGTTGAAGAGGAAAAAGAGAATTTATCTTCTAAGCCAAATGAGGTTAAATCTCTTGAAGCACTTGAAAGGGAGGCAATTTTAAAGGCTCTTAAGGAAACAGGAGGTAATAAAAAGGAGGCTGCTAAAAAACTGGGAATAGCCCTTAGAACCCTTTACTATAAACTTAAGCTCTATAATCTTGAGAATGATTAA